AAAGTGTAGATGAATGGGGAAAAAGACGTTTGGCTTATCCTATCGACTACAAAACCGAGGGTTATTATGTGCTGATTAATTTCTCATCCGGCGTGGAATTCCCCGCAGAGCTTGAGAGAATTTACAATATTACAAGTGGAATACTTCGCTCTCTTGTAGTAAA
This region of Oscillospiraceae bacterium genomic DNA includes:
- the rpsF gene encoding 30S ribosomal protein S6, coding for MIHNYETVMVIDAALTEEEIKATIAKFTDLISANGTLESVDEWGKRRLAYPIDYKTEGYYVLINFSSGVEFPAELERIYNITSGILRSLVV